From a single Sorghum bicolor cultivar BTx623 chromosome 5, Sorghum_bicolor_NCBIv3, whole genome shotgun sequence genomic region:
- the LOC8057015 gene encoding 14-3-3-like protein GF14-D: MSPSEPTREESVYMAKLAEQAERYEEMVEFMERVARSAGGAGGGEELSVEERNLLSVAYKNVIGARRASWRIISSIEQKEEGRGNEAHAASIRAYRSKIEAELARICDGILALLDSHLVPSAGAAESKVFYLKMKGDYHRYLAEFKSGAERKDAAESTMNAYKAAQDIALADLAPTHPIRLGLALNFSVFYYEILNSPDRACNLAKQAFDEAISELDSLGEESYKDSTLIMQLLRDNLTLWTSDTNEDGGDEIKEAAAPKESTEGQ, from the exons ATGTCGCCGTCGGAGCCGACGCGGGAGGAGAGCGTGTACATGGCCAAGCTGGCGGAGCAGGCGGAGCGGTACGAGGAGATGGTCGAGTTCATGGAGCGCGTGGCGCGCTCCGCGGGCGGCGCGGGGGGCGGGGAGGAGCTCTCCGTGGAGGAGCGCAACCTGCTGTCCGTCGCCTACAAGAACGTCATCGGCGCCCGCAGGGCCTCGTGGCGGATCATCTCCTCCATCGAGCAGAAGGAGGAGGGCCGCGGGAACGAGGCGCACGCCGCCTCCATCCGCGCCTACCGCTCCAAGATCGAGGCCGAGCTCGCCCGCATCTGCGACGGCATCCTCGCGCTGCTCGACTCCCACCTCGTCCcgtccgccggcgccgccgagtCCAAGGTCTTCTACCTCAAGATGAAGGGCGACTACCACAG GTACCTTGCTGAGTTCAAGTCAGGTGCGGAGAGGAAGGATGCTGCGGAGAGCACCATGAATGCTTACAAAGCTGCTCAG GATATTGCTCTTGCTGATTTGGCACCAACCCACCCCATCAGGCTTGGGCTGGCACTCAACTTCTCAGTGTTCTACTATGAGATTCTGAACTCCCCTGATCGCGCTTGCAACCTTGCAAAGCAG GCTTTTGATGAGGCAATCTCTGAGCTAGACAGCCTGGGAGAGGAGTCCTACAAGGACAGCACTCTGATCATGCAGCTCCTGCGTGACAACTTGACCCTATGGACTTCGGACACCAAC GAggatggcggcgacgagatcaaGGAAGCTGCTGCCCCGAAAGAGTCCACAGAGGGTCAGTAA